One stretch of Oncorhynchus keta strain PuntledgeMale-10-30-2019 chromosome 18, Oket_V2, whole genome shotgun sequence DNA includes these proteins:
- the LOC127908775 gene encoding fibulin-1-like isoform X19 yields MLKLGCFSPQDCSRGIHNREKLEGCFSPQGCSRGIHNREKLEGCFSPQDCSRGIHNREKLEGCFSPQGRSRGIHNREKLEGCFSPQDCSRGIHNREKLEGCFSPQDCSRGIHNREKLEGCFSPQDCSRGIHNREKLEGCFSPQDCSRGIHNREKLEGCFSPQDCSRGIHNREKLEGCFSPQDCSRGIHNREKLEGCFSPQDCSRGIHNREKLEGCFSPQDCSRGIHNREKLEGCFSPQDCSRGIHNREKLEGCFSPQDCSRGIHNREKLEGCFSPQGCSRGIHNREKLEGCSSPQGRSRGIHNREKLEGCFSQGCSRGIHNREKLEGCFSPQDCSRGIHNREKLEGCFSPQGCSRGIHNREKLEGCFSPQGCSRGIHNREKLEGCFSPQGCSRGIHNREKLEGCFSQGCSRGIHNREKLEGCFSPQGCSRGIHNREKLEGCFSPQDCSRGIHNREKSAEPIRPEVKNSEGRRENGAKASG; encoded by the exons ATGCTAAAGTTAGgttgtttctctcctcaggactgcaGCAGAGGTATCCATAACAGAGAGAAGTTAGAAGGTTGTTTCTCTCCTCAGGGCTGCAGCAgaggaatccataacagagagaaGTTAGAAGgttgtttctctcctcaggactgcaGCAgaggaatccataacagagagaaGTTAGAAGGTTGTTTCTCTCCTCAGGGCCGCAGCAgaggaatccataacagagagaaGTTAGAAGgttgtttctctcctcaggactgcaGCAgaggaatccataacagagagaaGTTAGAAGgttgtttctctcctcaggactgcaGCAgaggaatccataacagagagaaGTTAGAAGgttgtttctctcctcaggactgcaGCAgaggaatccataacagagagaaGTTAGAAGgttgtttctctcctcaggactgcaGCAgaggaatccataacagagagaaGTTAGAAG gttgtttctctcctcaggactgcaGCAgaggaatccataacagagagaaGTTAGAAG gttgtttctctcctcaggactgcaGCAgaggaatccataacagagagaaGTTAGAAGgttgtttctctcctcaggactgcaGCAgaggaatccataacagagagaaGTTAGAAG gttgtttctctcctcaggactgcaGCAgaggaatccataacagagagaaGTTAGAAGgttgtttctctcctcaggactgcaGCAgaggaatccataacagagagaaGTTAGAAGgttgtttctctcctcaggactgcaGCAgaggaatccataacagagagaaGTTAGAAGGTTGTTTCTCTCCTCAGGGCTGCAGCAgaggaatccataacagagagaaGTTAGAAGGTTGTTCCTCTCCTCAGGGCCGCAGCAgaggaatccataacagagagaaGTTAGAAGGTTGTTTCTCTCAGGGCTGCAGCAGAGGTATCCATAACAGAGAGAAGTTAGAAGgttgtttctctcctcaggactgcaGCAgaggaatccataacagagagaaGTTAGAAGGTTGTTTCTCTCCTCAGGGCTGCAGCAGAGGTATCCATAACAGAGAGAAGTTAGAAGGTTGTTTCTCTCCTCAGGGCTGCAGCAgaggaatccataacagagagaaGTTAGAAGGTTGTTTCTCTCCTCAGGGCTGCAGCAgaggaatccataacagagagaaGTTAGAAGGTTGTTTCTCTCAGGGCTGCAGCAgaggaatccataacagagagaaGTTAGAAGGTTGTTTCTCTCCTCAGGGCTGCAGCAGAGGTATCCATAACAGAGAGAAGTTAGAAGgttgtttctctcctcaggactgcaGCAGAGGTATCCATAACAGAGAGAAGTCAGCGGAGCCGATCAGGCCAGAAGTGAAGAActcggaggggaggagagagaatggagctAAAGCCTCGGGGTGA
- the LOC127908775 gene encoding fibulin-1-like isoform X5: MLKLGCFSPQDCSRGIHNREKLEGCFSPQGCSRGIHNREKLEGCFSPQDCSRGIHNREKLEGCFSPQGRSRGIHNREKLEGCFSPQDCSRGIHNREKLEGCFSPQDCSRGIHNREKLEGCFSPQDCSRGIHNREKLEGCFSPQDCSRGIHNREKLEGCFSPQDCSRGIHNREKLEGCFSPQDCSRGIHNREKLEGCFSPQDCSRGIHNREKLEGCFSPQDCSRGIHNREKLEGCFSPQDCSRGIHNREKLEGCFSPQDCSRGIHNREKLEGCFSPQDCSRGIHNREKLEGCFSPQDCSRGIHNREKLEGCFSPQDCSRGIHNREKLEGCFSPQGCSRGIHNREKLEGCSSPQGRSRGIHNREKLEGCFSQGCSRGIHNREKLEGCFSPQDCSRGIHNREKLEGCFSPQGCSRGIHNREKLEGCFSPQGCSRGIHNREKLEGCFSPQGCSRGIHNREKLEGCFSQGCSRGIHNREKLEGCFSPQGCSRGIHNREKLEGCFSPQDCSRGIHNREKSAEPIRPEVKNSEGRRENGAKASG, translated from the exons ATGCTAAAGTTAGgttgtttctctcctcaggactgcaGCAGAGGTATCCATAACAGAGAGAAGTTAGAAGGTTGTTTCTCTCCTCAGGGCTGCAGCAgaggaatccataacagagagaaGTTAGAAGgttgtttctctcctcaggactgcaGCAgaggaatccataacagagagaaGTTAGAAGGTTGTTTCTCTCCTCAGGGCCGCAGCAgaggaatccataacagagagaaGTTAGAAGgttgtttctctcctcaggactgcaGCAgaggaatccataacagagagaaGTTAGAAGgttgtttctctcctcaggactgcaGCAgaggaatccataacagagagaaGTTAGAAGgttgtttctctcctcaggactgcaGCAgaggaatccataacagagagaaGTTAGAAGgttgtttctctcctcaggactgcaGCAgaggaatccataacagagagaaGTTAGAAG gttgtttctctcctcaggactgcaGCAgaggaatccataacagagagaaGTTAGAAG gttgtttctctcctcaggactgcaGCAgaggaatccataacagagagaaGTTAGAAGgttgtttctctcctcaggactgcaGCAgaggaatccataacagagagaaGTTAGAAG gttgtttctctcctcaggactgcaGCAgaggaatccataacagagagaaGTTAGAAG gttgtttctctcctcaggactgcaGCAgaggaatccataacagagagaaGTTAGAAGgttgtttctctcctcaggactgcaGCAgaggaatccataacagagagaaGTTAGAAG gttgtttctctcctcaggactgcaGCAgaggaatccataacagagagaaGTTAGAAGgttgtttctctcctcaggactgcaGCAgaggaatccataacagagagaaGTTAGAAGgttgtttctctcctcaggactgcaGCAgaggaatccataacagagagaaGTTAGAAGGTTGTTTCTCTCCTCAGGGCTGCAGCAgaggaatccataacagagagaaGTTAGAAGGTTGTTCCTCTCCTCAGGGCCGCAGCAgaggaatccataacagagagaaGTTAGAAGGTTGTTTCTCTCAGGGCTGCAGCAGAGGTATCCATAACAGAGAGAAGTTAGAAGgttgtttctctcctcaggactgcaGCAgaggaatccataacagagagaaGTTAGAAGGTTGTTTCTCTCCTCAGGGCTGCAGCAGAGGTATCCATAACAGAGAGAAGTTAGAAGGTTGTTTCTCTCCTCAGGGCTGCAGCAgaggaatccataacagagagaaGTTAGAAGGTTGTTTCTCTCCTCAGGGCTGCAGCAgaggaatccataacagagagaaGTTAGAAGGTTGTTTCTCTCAGGGCTGCAGCAgaggaatccataacagagagaaGTTAGAAGGTTGTTTCTCTCCTCAGGGCTGCAGCAGAGGTATCCATAACAGAGAGAAGTTAGAAGgttgtttctctcctcaggactgcaGCAGAGGTATCCATAACAGAGAGAAGTCAGCGGAGCCGATCAGGCCAGAAGTGAAGAActcggaggggaggagagagaatggagctAAAGCCTCGGGGTGA
- the LOC127908775 gene encoding fibulin-1-like isoform X3: protein MLKLGCFSPQDCSRGIHNREKLEGCFSPQGCSRGIHNREKLEGCFSPQDCSRGIHNREKLEGCFSPQGRSRGIHNREKLEGCFSPQDCSRGIHNREKLEGCFSPQDCSRGIHNREKLEGCFSPQDCSRGIHNREKLEGCFSPQDCSRGIHNREKLEGCFSPQDCSRGIHNREKLEGCFSPQDCSRGIHNREKLEGCFSPQDCSRGIHNREKLEGCFSPQDCSRGIHNREKLEGCFSPQDCSRGIHNREKLEGCFSPQDCSRGIHNREKLEGCFSPQDCSRGIHNREKLEGCFSPQDCSRGIHNREKLEGCFSPQDCSRGIHNREKLEGCFSPQGCSRGIHNREKLEGCSSPQGRSRGIHNREKLEGCFSQGCSRGIHNREKLEGCFSPQDCSRGIHNREKLEGCFSPQGCSRGIHNREKLEGCFSPQGCSRGIHNREKLEGCFSPQGCSRGIHNREKLEGCFSQGCSRGIHNREKLEGCFSPQGCSRGIHNREKLEGCFSPQDCSRGIHNREKSAEPIRPEVKNSEGRRENGAKASG, encoded by the exons ATGCTAAAGTTAGgttgtttctctcctcaggactgcaGCAGAGGTATCCATAACAGAGAGAAGTTAGAAGGTTGTTTCTCTCCTCAGGGCTGCAGCAgaggaatccataacagagagaaGTTAGAAGgttgtttctctcctcaggactgcaGCAgaggaatccataacagagagaaGTTAGAAGGTTGTTTCTCTCCTCAGGGCCGCAGCAgaggaatccataacagagagaaGTTAGAAGgttgtttctctcctcaggactgcaGCAgaggaatccataacagagagaaGTTAGAAGgttgtttctctcctcaggactgcaGCAgaggaatccataacagagagaaGTTAGAAGgttgtttctctcctcaggactgcaGCAgaggaatccataacagagagaaGTTAGAAGgttgtttctctcctcaggactgcaGCAgaggaatccataacagagagaaGTTAGAAG gttgtttctctcctcaggactgcaGCAgaggaatccataacagagagaaGTTAGAAG gttgtttctctcctcaggactgcaGCAGAGGTATCCATAACAGAGAGAAGTTAGAAGgttgtttctctcctcaggactgcaGCAgaggaatccataacagagagaaGTTAGAAGgttgtttctctcctcaggactgcaGCAgaggaatccataacagagagaaGTTAGAAG gttgtttctctcctcaggactgcaGCAgaggaatccataacagagagaaGTTAGAAGgttgtttctctcctcaggactgcaGCAgaggaatccataacagagagaaGTTAGAAG gttgtttctctcctcaggactgcaGCAgaggaatccataacagagagaaGTTAGAAGgttgtttctctcctcaggactgcaGCAgaggaatccataacagagagaaGTTAGAAGgttgtttctctcctcaggactgcaGCAgaggaatccataacagagagaaGTTAGAAGGTTGTTTCTCTCCTCAGGGCTGCAGCAgaggaatccataacagagagaaGTTAGAAGGTTGTTCCTCTCCTCAGGGCCGCAGCAgaggaatccataacagagagaaGTTAGAAGGTTGTTTCTCTCAGGGCTGCAGCAGAGGTATCCATAACAGAGAGAAGTTAGAAGgttgtttctctcctcaggactgcaGCAgaggaatccataacagagagaaGTTAGAAGGTTGTTTCTCTCCTCAGGGCTGCAGCAGAGGTATCCATAACAGAGAGAAGTTAGAAGGTTGTTTCTCTCCTCAGGGCTGCAGCAgaggaatccataacagagagaaGTTAGAAGGTTGTTTCTCTCCTCAGGGCTGCAGCAgaggaatccataacagagagaaGTTAGAAGGTTGTTTCTCTCAGGGCTGCAGCAgaggaatccataacagagagaaGTTAGAAGGTTGTTTCTCTCCTCAGGGCTGCAGCAGAGGTATCCATAACAGAGAGAAGTTAGAAGgttgtttctctcctcaggactgcaGCAGAGGTATCCATAACAGAGAGAAGTCAGCGGAGCCGATCAGGCCAGAAGTGAAGAActcggaggggaggagagagaatggagctAAAGCCTCGGGGTGA
- the LOC127908775 gene encoding uncharacterized protein LOC127908775 isoform X35, translating to MLKLGCFSPQDCSRGIHNREKLEGCFSPQGCSRGIHNREKLEGCFSPQDCSRGIHNREKLEGCFSPQGRSRGIHNREKLEGCFSPQDCSRGIHNREKLEGCFSPQDCSRGIHNREKLEGCFSPQDCSRGIHNREKLEGCFSPQDCSRGIHNREKLEGCFSPQDCSRGIHNREKLEGCFSPQDCSRGIHNREKLEGCFSPQDCSRGIHNREKLEGCFSPQDCSRGIHNREKLEGCFSPQDCSRGIHNREKLEGCFSPQDCSRGIHNREKLEGCFSPQDCSRGIHNREKLEGCFSPQGCSRGIHNREKLEGCFSPQGCSRGIHNREKLEGCFSQGCSRGIHNREKLEGCFSPQGCSRGIHNREKLEGCFSPQDCSRGIHNREKSAEPIRPEVKNSEGRRENGAKASG from the exons ATGCTAAAGTTAGgttgtttctctcctcaggactgcaGCAGAGGTATCCATAACAGAGAGAAGTTAGAAGGTTGTTTCTCTCCTCAGGGCTGCAGCAgaggaatccataacagagagaaGTTAGAAGgttgtttctctcctcaggactgcaGCAgaggaatccataacagagagaaGTTAGAAGGTTGTTTCTCTCCTCAGGGCCGCAGCAgaggaatccataacagagagaaGTTAGAAGgttgtttctctcctcaggactgcaGCAgaggaatccataacagagagaaGTTAGAAGgttgtttctctcctcaggactgcaGCAgaggaatccataacagagagaaGTTAGAAGgttgtttctctcctcaggactgcaGCAgaggaatccataacagagagaaGTTAGAAGgttgtttctctcctcaggactgcaGCAgaggaatccataacagagagaaGTTAGAAG gttgtttctctcctcaggactgcaGCAgaggaatccataacagagagaaGTTAGAAG gttgtttctctcctcaggactgcaGCAGAGGTATCCATAACAGAGAGAAGTTAGAAGgttgtttctctcctcaggactgcaGCAgaggaatccataacagagagaaGTTAGAAGgttgtttctctcctcaggactgcaGCAgaggaatccataacagagagaaGTTAGAAG gttgtttctctcctcaggactgcaGCAgaggaatccataacagagagaaGTTAGAAG gttgtttctctcctcaggactgcaGCAgaggaatccataacagagagaaGTTAGAAGgttgtttctctcctcaggactgcaGCAgaggaatccataacagagagaaGTTAGAAG GTTGTTTCTCTCCTCAGGGCTGCAGCAgaggaatccataacagagagaaGTTAGAAGGTTGTTTCTCTCCTCAGGGCTGCAGCAgaggaatccataacagagagaaGTTAGAAGGTTGTTTCTCTCAGGGCTGCAGCAgaggaatccataacagagagaaGTTAGAAGGTTGTTTCTCTCCTCAGGGCTGCAGCAGAGGTATCCATAACAGAGAGAAGTTAGAAGgttgtttctctcctcaggactgcaGCAGAGGTATCCATAACAGAGAGAAGTCAGCGGAGCCGATCAGGCCAGAAGTGAAGAActcggaggggaggagagagaatggagctAAAGCCTCGGGGTGA
- the LOC127908775 gene encoding uncharacterized protein LOC127908775 isoform X13, with translation MLKLGCFSPQDCSRGIHNREKLEGCFSPQGCSRGIHNREKLEGCFSPQDCSRGIHNREKLEGCFSPQGRSRGIHNREKLEGCFSPQDCSRGIHNREKLEGCFSPQDCSRGIHNREKLEGCFSPQDCSRGIHNREKLEGCFSPQDCSRGIHNREKLEGCFSPQDCSRGIHNREKLEGCFSPQDCSRGIHNREKLEGCFSPQDCSRGIHNREKLEGCFSPQDCSRGIHNREKLEGCFSPQDCSRGIHNREKLEGCFSPQDCSRGIHNREKLEGCFSPQDCSRGIHNREKLEGCFSPQDCSRGIHNREKLEGCFSPQDCSRGIHNREKLEGCFSPQDCSRGIHNREKLEGCFSPQDCSRGIHNREKLEGCFSPQGCSRGIHNREKLEGCFSPQGCSRGIHNREKLEGCFSPQGCSRGIHNREKLEGCFSQGCSRGIHNREKLEGCFSPQGCSRGIHNREKLEGCFSPQDCSRGIHNREKSAEPIRPEVKNSEGRRENGAKASG, from the exons ATGCTAAAGTTAGgttgtttctctcctcaggactgcaGCAGAGGTATCCATAACAGAGAGAAGTTAGAAGGTTGTTTCTCTCCTCAGGGCTGCAGCAgaggaatccataacagagagaaGTTAGAAGgttgtttctctcctcaggactgcaGCAgaggaatccataacagagagaaGTTAGAAGGTTGTTTCTCTCCTCAGGGCCGCAGCAgaggaatccataacagagagaaGTTAGAAGgttgtttctctcctcaggactgcaGCAgaggaatccataacagagagaaGTTAGAAGgttgtttctctcctcaggactgcaGCAgaggaatccataacagagagaaGTTAGAAGgttgtttctctcctcaggactgcaGCAgaggaatccataacagagagaaGTTAGAAGgttgtttctctcctcaggactgcaGCAgaggaatccataacagagagaaGTTAGAAG gttgtttctctcctcaggactgcaGCAgaggaatccataacagagagaaGTTAGAAG gttgtttctctcctcaggactgcaGCAGAGGTATCCATAACAGAGAGAAGTTAGAAGgttgtttctctcctcaggactgcaGCAgaggaatccataacagagagaaGTTAGAAGgttgtttctctcctcaggactgcaGCAgaggaatccataacagagagaaGTTAGAAG gttgtttctctcctcaggactgcaGCAgaggaatccataacagagagaaGTTAGAAG gttgtttctctcctcaggactgcaGCAgaggaatccataacagagagaaGTTAGAAGgttgtttctctcctcaggactgcaGCAgaggaatccataacagagagaaGTTAGAAG gttgtttctctcctcaggactgcaGCAgaggaatccataacagagagaaGTTAGAAGgttgtttctctcctcaggactgcaGCAgaggaatccataacagagagaaGTTAGAAGgttgtttctctcctcaggactgcaGCAgaggaatccataacagagagaaGTTAGAAG gttgtttctctcctcaggactgcaGCAgaggaatccataacagagagaaGTTAGAAGGTTGTTTCTCTCCTCAGGGCTGCAGCAGAGGTATCCATAACAGAGAGAAGTTAGAAGGTTGTTTCTCTCCTCAGGGCTGCAGCAgaggaatccataacagagagaaGTTAGAAGGTTGTTTCTCTCCTCAGGGCTGCAGCAgaggaatccataacagagagaaGTTAGAAGGTTGTTTCTCTCAGGGCTGCAGCAgaggaatccataacagagagaaGTTAGAAGGTTGTTTCTCTCCTCAGGGCTGCAGCAGAGGTATCCATAACAGAGAGAAGTTAGAAGgttgtttctctcctcaggactgcaGCAGAGGTATCCATAACAGAGAGAAGTCAGCGGAGCCGATCAGGCCAGAAGTGAAGAActcggaggggaggagagagaatggagctAAAGCCTCGGGGTGA
- the LOC127908775 gene encoding uncharacterized protein LOC127908775 isoform X7, whose protein sequence is MLKLGCFSPQDCSRGIHNREKLEGCFSPQGCSRGIHNREKLEGCFSPQDCSRGIHNREKLEGCFSPQGRSRGIHNREKLEGCFSPQDCSRGIHNREKLEGCFSPQDCSRGIHNREKLEGCFSPQDCSRGIHNREKLEGCFSPQDCSRGIHNREKLEGCFSPQDCSRGIHNREKLEGCFSPQDCSRGIHNREKLEGCFSPQDCSRGIHNREKLEGCFSPQDCSRGIHNREKLEGCFSPQDCSRGIHNREKLEGCFSPQDCSRGIHNREKLEGCFSPQDCSRGIHNREKLEGCFSPQDCSRGIHNREKLEGCFSPQDCSRGIHNREKLEGCFSPQDCSRGIHNREKLEGCFSPQGCSRGIHNREKLEGCFSPQDCSRGIHNREKLEGCFSPQGCSRGIHNREKLEGCFSPQGCSRGIHNREKLEGCFSPQGCSRGIHNREKLEGCFSQGCSRGIHNREKLEGCFSPQGCSRGIHNREKLEGCFSPQDCSRGIHNREKSAEPIRPEVKNSEGRRENGAKASG, encoded by the exons ATGCTAAAGTTAGgttgtttctctcctcaggactgcaGCAGAGGTATCCATAACAGAGAGAAGTTAGAAGGTTGTTTCTCTCCTCAGGGCTGCAGCAgaggaatccataacagagagaaGTTAGAAGgttgtttctctcctcaggactgcaGCAgaggaatccataacagagagaaGTTAGAAGGTTGTTTCTCTCCTCAGGGCCGCAGCAgaggaatccataacagagagaaGTTAGAAGgttgtttctctcctcaggactgcaGCAgaggaatccataacagagagaaGTTAGAAGgttgtttctctcctcaggactgcaGCAgaggaatccataacagagagaaGTTAGAAGgttgtttctctcctcaggactgcaGCAgaggaatccataacagagagaaGTTAGAAGgttgtttctctcctcaggactgcaGCAgaggaatccataacagagagaaGTTAGAAG gttgtttctctcctcaggactgcaGCAgaggaatccataacagagagaaGTTAGAAG gttgtttctctcctcaggactgcaGCAGAGGTATCCATAACAGAGAGAAGTTAGAAGgttgtttctctcctcaggactgcaGCAgaggaatccataacagagagaaGTTAGAAGgttgtttctctcctcaggactgcaGCAgaggaatccataacagagagaaGTTAGAAG gttgtttctctcctcaggactgcaGCAgaggaatccataacagagagaaGTTAGAAG gttgtttctctcctcaggactgcaGCAgaggaatccataacagagagaaGTTAGAAGgttgtttctctcctcaggactgcaGCAgaggaatccataacagagagaaGTTAGAAG gttgtttctctcctcaggactgcaGCAgaggaatccataacagagagaaGTTAGAAGgttgtttctctcctcaggactgcaGCAgaggaatccataacagagagaaGTTAGAAGgttgtttctctcctcaggactgcaGCAgaggaatccataacagagagaaGTTAGAAGGTTGTTTCTCTCCTCAGGGCTGCAGCAgaggaatccataacagagagaaGTTAGAAG gttgtttctctcctcaggactgcaGCAgaggaatccataacagagagaaGTTAGAAGGTTGTTTCTCTCCTCAGGGCTGCAGCAGAGGTATCCATAACAGAGAGAAGTTAGAAGGTTGTTTCTCTCCTCAGGGCTGCAGCAgaggaatccataacagagagaaGTTAGAAGGTTGTTTCTCTCCTCAGGGCTGCAGCAgaggaatccataacagagagaaGTTAGAAGGTTGTTTCTCTCAGGGCTGCAGCAgaggaatccataacagagagaaGTTAGAAGGTTGTTTCTCTCCTCAGGGCTGCAGCAGAGGTATCCATAACAGAGAGAAGTTAGAAGgttgtttctctcctcaggactgcaGCAGAGGTATCCATAACAGAGAGAAGTCAGCGGAGCCGATCAGGCCAGAAGTGAAGAActcggaggggaggagagagaatggagctAAAGCCTCGGGGTGA
- the LOC127908775 gene encoding fibulin-1-like isoform X1 codes for MLKLGCFSPQDCSRGIHNREKLEGCFSPQGCSRGIHNREKLEGCFSPQDCSRGIHNREKLEGCFSPQGRSRGIHNREKLEGCFSPQDCSRGIHNREKLEGCFSPQDCSRGIHNREKLEGCFSPQDCSRGIHNREKLEGCFSPQDCSRGIHNREKLEGCFSPQDCSRGIHNREKLEGCFSPQDCSRGIHNREKLEGCFSPQDCSRGIHNREKLEGCFSPQDCSRGIHNREKLEGCFSPQDCSRGIHNREKLEGCFSPQDCSRGIHNREKLEGCFSPQDCSRGIHNREKLEGCFSPQDCSRGIHNREKLEGCFSPQDCSRGIHNREKLEGCFSPQDCSRGIHNREKLEGCFSPQGCSRGIHNREKLEGCSSPQGRSRGIHNREKLEGCFSQGCSRGIHNREKLEGCFSPQDCSRGIHNREKLEGCFSPQGCSRGIHNREKLEGCFSPQGCSRGIHNREKLEGCFSPQGCSRGIHNREKLEGCFSQGCSRGIHNREKLEGCFSPQGCSRGIHNREKLEGCFSPQDCSRGIHNREKSAEPIRPEVKNSEGRRENGAKASG; via the exons ATGCTAAAGTTAGgttgtttctctcctcaggactgcaGCAGAGGTATCCATAACAGAGAGAAGTTAGAAGGTTGTTTCTCTCCTCAGGGCTGCAGCAgaggaatccataacagagagaaGTTAGAAGgttgtttctctcctcaggactgcaGCAgaggaatccataacagagagaaGTTAGAAGGTTGTTTCTCTCCTCAGGGCCGCAGCAgaggaatccataacagagagaaGTTAGAAGgttgtttctctcctcaggactgcaGCAgaggaatccataacagagagaaGTTAGAAGgttgtttctctcctcaggactgcaGCAgaggaatccataacagagagaaGTTAGAAGgttgtttctctcctcaggactgcaGCAgaggaatccataacagagagaaGTTAGAAGgttgtttctctcctcaggactgcaGCAgaggaatccataacagagagaaGTTAGAAG gttgtttctctcctcaggactgcaGCAgaggaatccataacagagagaaGTTAGAAG gttgtttctctcctcaggactgcaGCAGAGGTATCCATAACAGAGAGAAGTTAGAAGgttgtttctctcctcaggactgcaGCAgaggaatccataacagagagaaGTTAGAAGgttgtttctctcctcaggactgcaGCAgaggaatccataacagagagaaGTTAGAAG gttgtttctctcctcaggactgcaGCAgaggaatccataacagagagaaGTTAGAAG gttgtttctctcctcaggactgcaGCAgaggaatccataacagagagaaGTTAGAAGgttgtttctctcctcaggactgcaGCAgaggaatccataacagagagaaGTTAGAAG gttgtttctctcctcaggactgcaGCAgaggaatccataacagagagaaGTTAGAAGgttgtttctctcctcaggactgcaGCAgaggaatccataacagagagaaGTTAGAAGgttgtttctctcctcaggactgcaGCAgaggaatccataacagagagaaGTTAGAAGGTTGTTTCTCTCCTCAGGGCTGCAGCAgaggaatccataacagagagaaGTTAGAAGGTTGTTCCTCTCCTCAGGGCCGCAGCAgaggaatccataacagagagaaGTTAGAAGGTTGTTTCTCTCAGGGCTGCAGCAGAGGTATCCATAACAGAGAGAAGTTAGAAGgttgtttctctcctcaggactgcaGCAgaggaatccataacagagagaaGTTAGAAGGTTGTTTCTCTCCTCAGGGCTGCAGCAGAGGTATCCATAACAGAGAGAAGTTAGAAGGTTGTTTCTCTCCTCAGGGCTGCAGCAgaggaatccataacagagagaaGTTAGAAGGTTGTTTCTCTCCTCAGGGCTGCAGCAgaggaatccataacagagagaaGTTAGAAGGTTGTTTCTCTCAGGGCTGCAGCAgaggaatccataacagagagaaGTTAGAAGGTTGTTTCTCTCCTCAGGGCTGCAGCAGAGGTATCCATAACAGAGAGAAGTTAGAAGgttgtttctctcctcaggactgcaGCAGAGGTATCCATAACAGAGAGAAGTCAGCGGAGCCGATCAGGCCAGAAGTGAAGAActcggaggggaggagagagaatggagctAAAGCCTCGGGGTGA